The Flavobacterium marginilacus genome window below encodes:
- a CDS encoding IS630 family transposase produces the protein MGDFKSVNLYFQDESRYGLFTSNGKSVTAIGVKPICTFQQVFRSTWLSGAFSPITGDHFQLILPHCNADNFQVFLNNFSKENPKELKIMVLDNGRFHKAKKLIIPENIVLVFLPPYSPELNPAEKMWAKYKRQFSNKFYKSLEDVENFITDAVKNTTKNEVMSICGYGYVFLDQIWTI, from the coding sequence GTGGGGGATTTTAAATCTGTAAATCTATATTTTCAAGATGAATCCCGTTATGGATTATTCACTAGCAATGGCAAATCAGTTACTGCTATTGGTGTGAAACCAATTTGTACTTTTCAGCAAGTATTCAGATCAACTTGGCTTTCCGGAGCATTTTCTCCAATAACAGGAGATCATTTTCAATTAATACTTCCACACTGCAATGCGGATAATTTTCAAGTATTTCTAAACAACTTCTCAAAAGAAAATCCCAAAGAACTTAAAATAATGGTCTTGGATAATGGAAGATTTCATAAAGCTAAAAAATTAATTATTCCTGAAAACATTGTTCTTGTTTTTTTACCACCATATAGCCCAGAACTTAATCCCGCTGAAAAAATGTGGGCAAAATACAAACGACAGTTCTCTAATAAATTTTACAAGTCATTAGAGGACGTCGAAAATTTTATTACTGATGCAGTGAAAAATACAACTAAAAATGAGGTAATGAGTATCTGCGGGTATGGCTATGTGTTTTTAGATCAAATTTGGACTATATAA
- a CDS encoding helix-turn-helix domain-containing protein, which yields MAHSKILTIKETEKEIKNLLKHSTPFIGQRLRVLLILKQNEKTGISKREAAKLAMVDPNSVHKWRTLYINEGIEGLMKHQRKGFKPSVFNSAEHDMLETKLNDPQNGLQGYVELKDWIEKETGKTFNYNTLLYYCIRNFKSSVKIARKSHVKKDENQGISFKKTSEESARK from the coding sequence ATGGCACATTCAAAAATTTTGACTATCAAGGAAACGGAAAAAGAAATTAAAAATTTGCTCAAACATTCTACTCCATTTATTGGTCAGCGTTTGAGAGTTTTGTTGATTTTAAAACAAAACGAAAAAACAGGAATTTCCAAACGTGAGGCTGCTAAATTAGCTATGGTCGATCCAAACAGCGTTCATAAATGGAGAACATTGTATATTAATGAAGGAATTGAGGGTTTGATGAAACATCAAAGAAAAGGTTTCAAGCCCTCTGTTTTCAATTCTGCTGAACACGATATGCTGGAAACAAAACTCAACGATCCCCAAAACGGGCTCCAAGGCTATGTTGAATTGAAAGATTGGATTGAAAAAGAAACGGGGAAAACCTTCAATTATAATACCTTACTTTATTACTGCATTAGAAATTTTAAATCAAGCGTAAAAATAGCCCGAAAAAGCCACGTTAAAAAAGATGAAAACCAAGGAATCTCTTTTAAAAAGACTTCGGAAGAATCTGCCAGGAAATAG
- a CDS encoding M3 family metallopeptidase, protein MQIRYRLFFISSLCFVFSLQAQNNDIKMKNPLLQKSTLQYQAPDFSKIKDEDFKPAFDYGLKINVQEIETIANNPAKPTFQNTVLALETSGEVLNRATGIFYNLTGSNTNSALQAIEAEYAPVFSAHTDKIYLNSKLYNRFKAIDLNKLKGEDKRLTEYYLQQFELNGANLSDANKEKLKKINEELATLSTLFSNKLLLARKNGAVLFDNEADLDGLSAAEIEAAKQKAKEAGYENKYLIGLLNTTQQPLLVSLKNRAARERIYKSSWYRAEKNDEGDTREVLEKIARLRLQKANLMGKKSFAEWKLQDQMAKTPEPAMELLAKIAAPAVAKAKIEAQEIQGLIDAQNGGFKLEAWDWNFYAEQVRKAKYDLDESQIKPYFELTSVLEKGVFYAAKQMYGISFKERNDLPVYNPDVKVYEVFDDKGTSIAIYYLDFYTRDNKNGGAWMNNLVSQSHYLKQKPVIVNVYNFSKPVGGNPSLISFDDVTTMFHEFGHTLHGLFANQEYVSLSGTSVPRDYVEFPSQINEHAALDPAVLKNYAVHYQTKQPIPQELIDKIKKAETFNKGYDVTEILAASTLDMAWHSVEKESDFKPALVFEKEALEKYGLLVNEVPTRYHTPYFAHIWGGGYSAGYYAYTWSKTLDYNAFDWMQANGGMTRENCERFKKYILSVGNSVDLNKAFKDFIGHDMKTEPYLKNAGLSAE, encoded by the coding sequence ATGCAGATTCGCTATAGGTTGTTCTTTATCAGTTCGTTGTGTTTTGTTTTTTCACTTCAGGCTCAAAATAATGATATCAAAATGAAAAATCCTTTGTTGCAAAAAAGTACTTTACAATATCAGGCACCTGATTTTAGTAAAATAAAAGATGAAGATTTTAAACCCGCTTTTGACTATGGTTTGAAAATTAATGTTCAGGAGATTGAAACTATTGCAAATAATCCTGCAAAACCTACTTTTCAAAATACCGTTTTGGCATTAGAAACCAGTGGTGAAGTTTTGAACAGAGCAACAGGAATTTTTTATAATCTGACTGGTTCCAATACCAATTCGGCATTACAGGCAATTGAAGCTGAATATGCGCCAGTTTTCTCAGCACACACTGATAAAATTTATTTGAACAGTAAATTGTATAATCGTTTCAAAGCAATTGATTTGAATAAATTGAAAGGTGAGGATAAAAGACTGACTGAATATTACTTGCAACAATTTGAATTAAACGGAGCTAATTTATCTGACGCGAATAAAGAAAAGCTGAAGAAAATAAATGAAGAATTAGCGACTTTAAGCACTCTTTTCAGTAATAAATTACTACTGGCCCGAAAAAATGGAGCTGTTTTATTTGACAATGAAGCTGATTTAGACGGGCTAAGTGCCGCCGAAATTGAAGCTGCCAAGCAGAAAGCTAAAGAAGCAGGATACGAAAATAAATATTTAATAGGATTATTGAACACAACGCAGCAGCCTTTGCTGGTTAGTTTGAAAAACCGAGCAGCCAGAGAAAGAATATACAAATCATCCTGGTACCGTGCCGAAAAAAATGATGAAGGAGATACGCGTGAGGTACTCGAAAAAATAGCTAGACTGCGTTTGCAAAAAGCCAATTTGATGGGTAAAAAAAGTTTTGCTGAGTGGAAGTTACAAGATCAAATGGCAAAAACACCAGAACCAGCTATGGAACTGCTGGCCAAAATTGCAGCGCCGGCTGTAGCCAAAGCTAAAATAGAAGCACAGGAAATACAAGGTTTAATTGATGCTCAAAACGGCGGATTTAAACTGGAAGCCTGGGATTGGAACTTTTATGCTGAACAAGTTCGTAAAGCCAAATATGATTTGGACGAAAGTCAGATTAAACCATATTTTGAGCTGACAAGCGTATTAGAAAAAGGAGTGTTCTATGCGGCTAAACAAATGTATGGTATCAGTTTTAAGGAACGAAATGATTTGCCTGTATATAATCCAGATGTAAAAGTTTATGAAGTTTTTGATGACAAAGGAACTTCAATTGCCATATACTATTTAGATTTTTATACCCGTGACAATAAAAATGGAGGAGCTTGGATGAATAATCTGGTGAGTCAGTCGCATTATTTAAAACAAAAGCCAGTAATTGTAAACGTTTACAATTTCTCGAAACCAGTTGGCGGAAATCCATCTTTAATTAGTTTTGACGATGTGACTACTATGTTTCATGAATTTGGGCACACATTACACGGATTATTTGCTAATCAGGAATATGTTTCATTGTCAGGGACTTCGGTGCCGAGAGATTACGTAGAATTCCCATCTCAAATCAATGAGCATGCAGCGTTAGATCCAGCAGTTCTAAAAAACTATGCTGTTCATTACCAGACGAAACAGCCAATACCACAAGAATTAATTGATAAAATCAAGAAAGCAGAAACTTTTAATAAAGGCTATGATGTAACCGAAATTTTAGCGGCATCAACACTTGACATGGCTTGGCACAGTGTCGAAAAAGAATCTGATTTTAAACCAGCATTGGTTTTTGAGAAAGAAGCGTTAGAAAAATACGGTTTATTGGTTAATGAAGTGCCTACGCGCTATCATACTCCTTATTTTGCGCACATTTGGGGAGGCGGTTATTCCGCGGGTTATTATGCTTACACTTGGTCAAAAACTTTAGATTATAATGCATTCGACTGGATGCAGGCCAATGGAGGTATGACAAGAGAAAACTGCGAGCGCTTCAAAAAATACATTTTATCTGTTGGTAACAGTGTGGATTTAAATAAGGCGTTCAAAGATTTTATCGGTCATGATATGAAAACCGAACCCTATTTAAAAAATGCGGGACTATCAGCAGAGTAA
- a CDS encoding DUF1569 domain-containing protein, translating to MNSIFDKIDNQSIIDRINTLNPETAPLWGKMSVDQMLKHTNEVIIVAFGERNIKVNFFIRLLGKMSKKSTFNFGFNKNSPTAKEFIFTGKYDFEQAKSELIKNFSRFTEKPVPITIMDHPFWGKMTYKDWNKLMWKHIDHHLTQFGV from the coding sequence ATGAATTCAATATTTGACAAAATTGACAATCAATCTATTATAGATAGAATCAACACTCTTAATCCAGAGACTGCTCCATTATGGGGAAAAATGTCCGTTGATCAAATGCTTAAACACACAAATGAAGTTATTATAGTAGCATTTGGCGAAAGGAATATAAAAGTAAATTTTTTCATTAGACTTTTGGGCAAAATGTCTAAAAAGAGTACTTTTAACTTTGGATTTAACAAAAACAGTCCAACTGCCAAAGAGTTTATTTTTACAGGAAAATATGATTTTGAACAGGCAAAGAGCGAATTAATAAAAAACTTTAGCCGTTTTACAGAAAAACCTGTACCTATTACAATTATGGATCATCCTTTTTGGGGAAAAATGACTTACAAAGATTGGAACAAGTTGATGTGGAAACACATTGATCACCACTTGACACAATTTGGCGTTTAG
- a CDS encoding DNA/RNA non-specific endonuclease has product MSIIRHKHYFLSYSEEHEQAEWTAYYLTGKSQYEHHYERPYFKQDPLIDTESAHWRNYKDTGYDKGHLVPAADMKFSKEAYTETFYTSNVSPQNRDFNAGIWNRLEQKVRYWADKYTALFIVTGSILHDNLLTIGDEEVSVPHYFFKIAVRVENNSLNMISFLVPNEKSDLPLYKFAKTIDEIEQITGIDFNQKLSEKIEEKIEKELSYKEWSFS; this is encoded by the coding sequence ATGAGTATAATTAGACATAAGCATTATTTCTTATCCTACTCTGAAGAACATGAACAAGCAGAATGGACCGCTTATTATCTGACTGGAAAATCTCAGTATGAACACCATTATGAGCGTCCTTATTTTAAGCAGGATCCTCTTATAGATACTGAATCGGCACATTGGAGAAATTACAAAGACACCGGTTATGACAAAGGACATCTTGTACCTGCGGCTGATATGAAATTTTCTAAAGAAGCTTACACAGAAACTTTTTACACTTCGAATGTCTCGCCCCAAAACAGGGACTTTAATGCCGGTATATGGAACAGACTAGAACAAAAAGTGAGATACTGGGCTGATAAATACACAGCTCTATTTATTGTAACTGGAAGTATTTTACACGACAATCTATTAACTATCGGCGATGAAGAAGTTTCGGTTCCTCATTATTTTTTCAAAATTGCGGTTCGGGTTGAAAATAACAGCCTGAACATGATTTCGTTTTTAGTACCAAATGAAAAATCCGATTTACCGCTCTATAAATTTGCTAAAACTATTGATGAGATTGAACAAATAACCGGTATTGATTTCAACCAAAAACTATCTGAAAAAATA